The Macaca mulatta isolate MMU2019108-1 chromosome X, T2T-MMU8v2.0, whole genome shotgun sequence DNA window tattaaaaaaagacattaggctgggcacggtggctcacgcctataatcccagcactttggaaggctaagacaggaggatgacctgaggtcaggagttcgagaccagcctggccaacatggtgaaacccggtctctactaaaaatacaaaaattagccaggcatggtggctcgcacctgtagtcccagctatttgggaggctgaggcaggagaatcacctgaacccgggaggtggaggttgtggtgagccaagatcatgccactgtactccagcctggatgagctgagattacagttgtgcaccaccacaaccagctgatgtttgtatttttagtagagacggggtttcaccatgttggccagtctggtctagaactcctaggctctagcaatccacccacctcagcctcccaaagtgctgggattacaagtgtaagccactgtgcctggcccatcatACTATTCTCTattctacttttgtgtatgtttacaATTTCTATAGTAAGTTAATAAAAGCCCAGCCAAGACTgaaaaaaagttggccgggcatggtggctcatgctgtaattccagcactttgggaggctgaggcaggcagatcacgaggtcaggagatcaagaccatcctggctaacacggtgaaaccccgactctactacaaacacaaaaaaattagccaggcatggtggtaggtgcctgtagtcccagctactcgggaggctgaagcaggagaatggtgtgaacccaggaggcggagcttgcagtgagcgagattgcgccactgcagtccaccttgggcgacacagcaagactccgtctcaaaaaaaaaaaaagaaaaacaaaaacttgcaGATTATTAAAGTTcccctttaaaaaattctataataACAGTGAACTAGCCCTTTCTTTACACTtgcaggaaaggggaaaaaaaaaaccctcataaaCAAGTTTAATGACAATCAGTACCTTGTTTCTTATTCGATCTCTCTTGAccacttcttctttcttttcagttttttctgaGCTGCCTATTGATTCTGTACTTTCAGCCTTCTTTCCTTTATCCCGAAgtgtgtctttctcttttttcatttcttcttcttttctcttaaaaGTCTTCTCTTTCTCATAGCGCTCCTTCTGCCTACGGCGCTCTTCTTCTTGCCGCTTCAGCCTCTCTCTTTCTCGAAGAATGCGCTCCTGATCTCGTTCATATTCCCGTTCTCTCTCCCTGTAGTCTCTGCCACTCTCATCTTCAGGTCTGCATGAAAAACAACTCTGAGACAGAACCCTGAAAGATCTTGTAATCACAAATGCAGAACACTGTGATTCTGATTTGGCCCCTGCAATGAGGTTGCACTTTTAGAGCAGAGTGAAAAATACTAGcgttttaaaaaggaacaaaatcccAAAACCATTCACCCAGATTAAAATACAAGGATATATCTGAAACCGTTCCTCCTCATCCCCCTGCCCTGCATAAAACAGCTTATCTTAATTCAGGTATATGTCTAGGACATAGCAGCAAAACTAGCATGTATAAATCAAACATAACAAAGAGTCCTTGACTACTGACCTCTTTGGTTTTTCATCTTTAGGTTCACTATCAGAACGCTTGGGCAATGTACAACTTTGCCCACTGGCTCTTTCATCACTGAGATTCTCTTTGTCCAAGTTCttggctttttctcttttgtccaattctttttcatctcctttttctggcttcttgagcagctttaaaaagaaaatgtttatttttattttgaaggctGGGACACTATCTTCTGATTCTATTAAAAACCCAgtataccaaatatttaaaatttagactAGACAAGGCCCCCTATCTCTGCAGGTGCGCTTAACCTTTCAGGTGAACTAGTGCACGAGAGCAGTAATTTACTAAAAGGATGCTATTAAAGTGTTATCCACTTGAACGAAGTGGTTTAATCACTTTGTGGCAATAGGATCAAGACTCCTTTGGCTTTTATtgtgaggcagggtctcgctctgttgcccatgctggagtgcagtggcgtgaacatggctcaccacaaccttgacctcctgggctcaagtgatcctcctgcctcagcctcttgagtagctgggacaacaggtgcacgccactacatctggctaatttttaaatttttttgtagagacagggtctcaccatgttgcccaggttggtctcaaactcctgggctcacaccatccttctgtctccgcctcccacagtgctgggattacaggtgtgagccactgtgcccggcctcctttgGCTTTAAGTGGGTCAACCTTTAAGTGAACCAATGCATACTTCGAAGTATGCTTCTGTAGCAAACCAGCATTTTGATATAACTTGATGGGAAACAGCCCACAAATTTTAAGTGCTAGGCAGATCATTTCTGTTGGGACTGTTTTTATGTAGTGCTTGGAATGACAAATATCTTGGTCACCAAAGGAGAGATCCATTGCAGGAATAATTTTGCCTTGAGCCTGAGAATAACATACTTATGATGGTACAATTATCTTGCCATTAGAGAtgaataacaattattatttggcatttgatttaaaaatctaaatgccTTATACAACCAAATAGTGAAGTTCCATCTCTACTGAGTAGGAACTCTGTATTCAATGCCATAGATACTGACACATGTTCAAAAATGCCATTGTTTCTCACATCCCTGCTATAAATCTCTCGAGAATACCTCCAAGTGTTGGATAATCAGAGAGATTCTTAGGCAAAATAGAAGAATTTCAAGTCTCAGAGTAAAGGCATCACACAAGGTTCATCTCAGGGTGAAGGCATCATGTAAATTACTAAGCAAAAGGCAAAGCACCACAAGACATAAGCACGAAGCACTTTGGCACGCAGACAGCCACTGCAAATGGTGAGTCCAAAATGCACACTGAGAAGCACCAGTGTGAAGTGAGGATACCATGTACAGGTTTCATTGGAAGTGCTCTTATTTCTCCAATGAACATCCTTATTAGAAACCAAGGTGTTCATTACTCTAATAAGAACATTAATGAATGTCTCTAGCATGGCTGGCTCTACCTTCTGCCTTGCTGATTGTTAGGAATAGCAAGTCAAGTCACTTGTGGCATAGCAGACAGAGAGATTGCTGGAAAGAATTAAGATGAGAAACTCCATCCTCCCCCAAGCCCCTCATCACCAGTAATGAGCCCCGTAGAGACTTAGGGAACCCTTACTAcataaactgctgagttttcagGAAGTAAAATAAGGAGACCCTGCCACCCTCTCTGTGAGATTTTCTTTGACTTTATCTGAAGTACTAGGTACTAGTACTTCCCCAGGAAATATGTTGAAACAAGGGCTACCCAAGCCATGCCCTCAGAAGGGAAGTGGCAAGGTTGGGATCTTTCTGCAGATTTTCTTCTTCCCAAATGCAATGCATGAATCCGAATCTGCTGCTCATAGATTCCCAGCTATATGCAGGAAGATACTATGGGAGTCATGTGAGAGGGAAAGGCACATACTGCAGGGTATTTATCCCTAGTCCTCTCACAAGGCAGCCAGTTATGAGAAGTGTATAAGAAGATGAGGCATGGTTGTCCTCCGGCTGTATGTCAATGAAGCTTCTGGGAACACAGCAGAGCATCAGGAAGTCACCTGGGCTTCCTTTTAAAGtagaaatttataataaaatagttCATCTTTTAAGAAGACTCAAGTCAATCTGAAGGGGTTTTCAACAAGtaacactaccaccaccaccaccaaaaggACTTATTAGCTAAGACCTGTGTGTGTGACATGATACTAGATGCTCTGTATCATGTACTTGGTCCTTACATTTTTCTGATTCACAGCTTGTAACAGAAACCTGTGTACCTGAAGACagtggaaaacaaacaaatgaggtAACTTCATGTATCAATTATGAAGGAAAAGCTGAATAAAACCCATAAATCATGCCAGCCAGCCCTAAGCCCTCATTTACTATGAATTTAGAGGACAGTAGTCTACAAATCAAACATTTTCAATGACAAAAATGGCACAGATCTGCACCAAAGAAATAACATACTACTAAATCCTTTTAAATGaccttaaatttaaaaactaatactATTAGCATTACAGGAAAGATTTTTATTGGATCACTTCCCCCcaaaagagcaaaaacaaaacaaaaaattcaaaaaattcaatTACCAACACAAGACACATGCATATTTAAAGAAGTAGATACATGCAATTTTTAGCAACATGCAGTCAGCTTCAGTACTCTCATACCTTAATCTTTGGTTCATCCTTTAATTTGTCCCTTTCTGGAATTCTGTCTATCTTCTTTAACTTTTCTATATCTTTCCTTTTTcgtttctcttcttctttccatttcctcctctcttcttctctttgtctttttctttctatttctctcctccttctttcttctctcttttcttctctcattctctAGAAAGAAACATCAACACAAgtcttcaaataaaataatcatcACCAAAACCCTAATCAATCCCGAAGGCATGGTAGACCCCGACTAAATAATCTTTCCTTCCTACTTTCTACAAAGTGGCATTCTACCACCGTTACCCCCACTCCACCCAGAAAACGAAAGGCAATGAAGACCAGGACCTGCTAATATTAGTCTTCCACTGCTGCCTTACTATCTCTCCAGAGGCTTTCAGAATATCAAAAGAGTGTCTCTGGGACAACCTAAGAACATTCCAGGTTTGTAGAGTGAACTCCTGGTCCAACAACCAGAGTGAAAGAGAGGGCCAGAAAGTGAGACCAACAAGACAAATCCTTAAAGAGTAATGGTGGAAAAAGAAGCTATTTATCCTCTAGAAACCCAATGCTCTTAAAATGTCTATAGAATGCAAAGCAATGAAATTAAAGTATTGAGAGAACTATAAAGACAAAAGATTTACCTGCTTGTTTTTCAGGAAGCTCAAAAGTGGGGTTGTCTTTTTAGCTACATAAATGTAAACAGATTATTAATAATACTTATCAATCCCTAGAAAGGATTCCATTTCTGACATTCCCTGCCAACCACCCAAGGTGGGAAAATGTGTACACCCCTTATGTGGAAAGATCACAATTGTAATATCAGAAAGTTTTACAGCATTCGATTTCAACAATATGGGattaaaataccttttaaaaagtgaagaaattcaaattaaaacaacaaaataatttcttaaaagagTTATTCCCAATTGATGAGAATTAAGTACTTAGGACATTCTCTTGTTTTACTGAGTGTAAACTTGTTCAACTGGAAGAAGTTGGGGGGAAGGGGCTAAAAATATCTAATCCTTTTGACCCCATAATTTcacttctgggaatttattcTAAGAAATTTACCAGAAATGTGCTTATACTATGCACCTATTAATAAAAGTCAAGTTTTGgaagaatatttttcattttcaacattCTGAATAAGCTATTAGCCTTacagccattttttaaaacacgtattcctggccgggcacagtggctcatgcctgtaatcccagcacttttggaggccaaggtaggcagatcacttgaggtcaggagttcgagatcagcctggccaacatggtgaaaaccccggctctactaaaaacacaaaattggccgggcgtagtggtgggtgcctgtacttccagctacttggg harbors:
- the UPF3B gene encoding regulator of nonsense transcripts 3B isoform X2 translates to MKEEKEHRPKEKRVTLLTPAGATGSGGGTSGDSSKGEDKQDRNKEKKEALSKVVIRRLPPTLTKEQLQEHLQPMPEHDYFEFFSNDTSLYPHMYARAYINFKNQEDIILFRDRFDGYVFLDNKDPEYRKFLESYATDNEKMTSTPETLLEEIEAKNRELIAKKTTPLLSFLKNKQRMREEKREERRRREIERKRQREEERRKWKEEEKRKRKDIEKLKKIDRIPERDKLKDEPKIKVHRFLLQAVNQKNLLKKPEKGDEKELDKREKAKNLDKENLSDERASGQSCTLPKRSDSEPKDEKPKRPEDESGRDYREREREYERDQERILRERERLKRQEEERRRQKERYEKEKTFKRKEEEMKKEKDTLRDKGKKAESTESIGSSEKTEKKEEVVKRDRIRNKDRPAMQLYQPGARSRNRLCPPDDSTKSGDSAAERKQESGISHRKEGGEE
- the UPF3B gene encoding regulator of nonsense transcripts 3B isoform X3; this encodes MKEEKEHRPKEKRVTLLTPAGATGSGGGTSGDSSKGEDKQDRNKEKKEALSKVVIRRLPPTLTKEQLQEHLQPMPEHDYFEFFSNDTSLYPHMYARAYINFKNQEDIILFRDRFDGYVFLDNKDPEYRKFLESYATDNEKMTSTPETLLEEIEAKNRELIAKKTTPLLSFLKNKQRMREEKREERRRREIERKRQREEERRKWKEEEKRKRKDIEKLKKIDRIPERDKLKDEPKIKLLKKPEKGDEKELDKREKAKNLDKENLSDERASGQSCTLPKRSDSEPKDEKPKRPEDESGRDYREREREYERDQERILRERERLKRQEEERRRQKERYEKEKTFKRKEEEMKKEKDTLRDKGKKAESTESIGSSEKTEKKEEVVKRDRIRNKDRPAMQLYQPGARSRNRLCPPDDSTKSGDSAAERKQESGISHRKEGGEE